In a genomic window of Chryseobacterium sp. G0162:
- the trxA gene encoding thioredoxin, giving the protein MALEITDSSFQDTVLKSDKPVLVDFWAVWCGPCRTLGPIIEEVASDFEGKAVVGKVDVDNNQEISMQYGIRNIPTVLIFKNGEVVDKLVGVAPKEVIAEKLSAHL; this is encoded by the coding sequence ATGGCTTTAGAAATTACAGACAGCTCATTCCAGGATACGGTTTTAAAATCAGATAAACCAGTTTTAGTAGACTTCTGGGCAGTATGGTGTGGACCTTGCAGAACGTTAGGACCAATCATCGAAGAAGTAGCATCAGATTTTGAAGGGAAAGCAGTAGTGGGGAAAGTGGATGTTGACAACAACCAGGAGATTTCAATGCAGTATGGTATTAGAAATATCCCTACCGTTCTTATTTTTAAGAATGGAGAAGTAGTAGATAAATTAGTAGGTGTAGCTCCAAAAGAGGTAATCGCTGAAAAACTAAGCGCTCACTTATAA
- a CDS encoding sulfite exporter TauE/SafE family protein has product MEIFGYIAAIFIGISLGLIGGGGSILTVPVLVYLFGIDAFVATEYSLFIVGISSVVGSFSYFKKGLVNIKTALVFGVPSIISIFLTRNFILPLIPDEVLTISTLVVTKDILLLLIFALLMILASYKMIQSRVAPQIESIHFNKNNNLLAAGQGSVVGVLTGLVGAGGGFMIIPALVNLLKTPMKVAIGTSLVIISLNSLIGFFTSMHNVPINWKLLATVSSISIVGIIIGAQLSKKIDGRKLKPAFGWFILIMGIYIIVRELLM; this is encoded by the coding sequence ATGGAAATTTTCGGATACATTGCCGCAATATTTATTGGTATTTCCTTAGGGCTGATAGGAGGAGGGGGAAGTATTCTTACTGTGCCTGTCTTAGTATATCTCTTTGGTATAGATGCCTTCGTAGCCACAGAATATTCACTTTTCATAGTTGGAATCAGCAGTGTGGTAGGTTCATTTTCCTACTTTAAGAAAGGGCTGGTTAATATAAAAACAGCTTTGGTTTTTGGTGTCCCGTCAATAATATCTATTTTTTTGACCAGAAATTTTATTTTGCCTCTGATTCCTGATGAAGTTCTTACAATCAGTACTTTAGTGGTTACCAAAGATATCTTATTACTTCTGATTTTTGCATTATTAATGATTCTCGCATCGTACAAAATGATTCAAAGTAGAGTAGCGCCGCAGATAGAATCGATTCATTTTAATAAAAATAACAATCTTTTGGCAGCAGGGCAAGGGTCGGTTGTCGGGGTGCTTACTGGTTTGGTCGGTGCGGGTGGTGGCTTTATGATTATTCCTGCACTCGTCAATTTGCTCAAGACACCAATGAAGGTAGCCATCGGTACCTCGCTTGTCATCATTTCCCTGAATTCCCTTATCGGATTTTTCACTTCAATGCACAACGTCCCGATCAACTGGAAACTACTTGCAACGGTCTCATCCATTTCCATAGTGGGGATTATTATAGGAGCACAATTGTCAAAAAAAATAGACGGTAGAAAACTCAAACCTGCTTTCGGCTGGTTCATCTTAATAATGGGAATTTACATTATTGTAAGAGAGCTTTTAATGTAG
- a CDS encoding FAD/NAD(P)-binding oxidoreductase translates to MENHFQIIIIGAGTGGIMTAASLINTNESLNVLIIDPSEKHYYQPAWTLVGAGTYDFKDTARQTKDLIPNGVTWLKNKVTEIHPEQNKISADNGTSYSYEYLVVAPGLVNNLSLVEGLEEAVKTGIVCSNYIDPEFTWKSLQSFKGGNALFTLPTTPIKCGGAPQKIMYLAADYFRRKGISDKVKITFALPGGVIFGVKEVAETLMKVIYRYHIDLKTLHGLFKIDPVNKIAYFKNEDRIVEIPFNFLHLAPPQEAPRFIKNSVLANEAGWLDVDINSLQHNKFQNIFGVGDVAGLPTAKTGAAIRKQVPVVVSNLINMILGAKPDNKSYNGYSSCPLVTGYGKMVLAEFNYKNEFTPDPNLKKMLISDSSKEHWRLWILKKYILPYLYWNKMLKGKEV, encoded by the coding sequence ATGGAAAATCATTTTCAAATCATCATTATCGGAGCAGGAACAGGAGGAATTATGACTGCTGCTTCTCTCATAAATACCAATGAATCCCTCAATGTTCTCATCATAGACCCTTCCGAGAAACATTATTACCAACCAGCGTGGACTCTCGTAGGAGCTGGAACTTACGATTTTAAAGACACAGCAAGACAGACAAAAGATTTAATTCCCAATGGTGTAACCTGGCTTAAAAACAAGGTTACAGAAATTCATCCCGAACAAAACAAGATTTCTGCAGATAATGGCACGAGTTATTCTTACGAATATCTCGTGGTTGCACCTGGGCTGGTGAATAATCTTTCTCTGGTAGAAGGTTTAGAAGAGGCGGTGAAAACGGGTATTGTTTGCAGTAACTATATAGATCCCGAGTTTACGTGGAAATCTCTTCAGAGCTTTAAAGGAGGAAATGCGCTGTTCACTTTGCCTACAACGCCCATCAAATGTGGAGGCGCGCCGCAAAAGATAATGTATCTTGCCGCAGATTATTTTAGGAGAAAAGGTATTTCAGATAAGGTAAAAATTACTTTTGCGCTTCCCGGTGGTGTTATTTTTGGCGTAAAAGAAGTCGCTGAAACGTTGATGAAAGTCATTTACCGTTACCATATCGATTTAAAAACACTGCACGGACTTTTTAAGATTGACCCGGTGAATAAAATTGCCTATTTCAAAAACGAAGATCGTATTGTTGAGATTCCGTTTAATTTTCTTCATCTTGCGCCGCCACAGGAAGCTCCACGTTTTATTAAAAATTCAGTTTTAGCTAATGAGGCAGGCTGGCTTGATGTTGATATTAACAGTCTTCAGCACAATAAATTTCAAAATATTTTCGGAGTAGGAGATGTAGCCGGACTTCCAACTGCAAAAACTGGTGCTGCAATTCGAAAACAAGTTCCTGTAGTGGTTTCTAATCTCATCAATATGATTTTAGGTGCAAAACCAGATAACAAATCTTATAATGGATATTCTTCGTGCCCGCTTGTAACAGGTTACGGAAAAATGGTTTTGGCAGAATTTAACTATAAAAATGAGTTCACACCAGACCCGAATCTCAAAAAGATGCTCATTTCAGACAGTTCAAAAGAGCATTGGAGACTTTGGATTCTCAAGAAATATATTCTCCCGTATCTCTATTGGAACAAAATGCTGAAAGGAAAAGAAGTTTGA
- a CDS encoding DUF6691 family protein: MATEKDIRHQDSVCTNESHLTHKWYYNLKYLLVGIVFGIVFVKAEIISWFRIQEMFRLQSFFMYGVIGSAVLTGMISVFIIKKFNIKTIYGERISITPKKFNKGQIYGGLIFGFGWAMTGACPGPLFAQIGTGALAVGVTLLSAIFGTWVYGYLRDKLPH, from the coding sequence ATGGCAACAGAAAAAGATATACGTCATCAGGACAGCGTTTGCACCAACGAAAGTCATCTTACTCACAAATGGTATTACAATCTTAAATACCTTTTGGTAGGAATTGTATTTGGGATTGTATTTGTAAAAGCAGAAATCATCAGCTGGTTCAGGATTCAGGAGATGTTCCGTTTGCAGTCGTTTTTTATGTACGGCGTAATCGGTAGTGCAGTTCTTACAGGAATGATTTCAGTGTTTATTATTAAGAAATTCAACATCAAAACAATTTACGGGGAAAGGATTTCAATTACACCGAAGAAATTTAACAAAGGACAAATCTATGGCGGGCTGATTTTTGGATTTGGCTGGGCAATGACGGGTGCCTGTCCGGGACCTCTTTTCGCACAGATTGGAACAGGTGCATTGGCTGTTGGAGTTACTTTGCTGAGTGCCATTTTTGGAACTTGGGTCTATGGATATTTGAGGGATAAATTGCCCCACTAA
- a CDS encoding rhodanese-like domain-containing protein, translated as MDLLSMLFGKKDNAALETALGEGAFLVDVRTPVEFASGSAEGAVNIPLDVVKDQISKFRNKKNIIVFCRSGNRSAMAKGTLERNGITNVLNGGSVQNMIKLTEQ; from the coding sequence ATGGATTTATTATCAATGTTATTCGGAAAAAAAGACAATGCTGCGCTGGAAACTGCGTTGGGAGAAGGTGCTTTTTTGGTAGATGTAAGAACGCCCGTAGAATTTGCTTCGGGAAGTGCTGAAGGGGCTGTTAATATACCTTTGGATGTCGTCAAAGACCAGATTTCCAAGTTCAGGAATAAGAAAAACATCATTGTTTTCTGTAGAAGTGGAAACCGTAGCGCAATGGCAAAAGGAACATTGGAACGAAACGGAATCACGAATGTTCTCAACGGTGGCAGTGTACAGAATATGATAAAACTAACGGAACAATAA
- a CDS encoding site-specific integrase, with translation MNKTFNLLFYVKKSKINSVGESPIYLRITIDGKITEISTKRTVKPTKWNSAMQKVSGSSEECRSLNYYLKTFEQKVYDTYHELIRDKEAVTSEAIKNKLVGRGRITRTLIPVFQDHNDRMEKLIDKEFAQGTLTRYKTCLKHTKDFLKWKYSITDIEIKKIDYAFLNDFEFFLRTERSCNNNSAVKYIKNFGKIIRICLANGWMERDPFMNYHSKFNEVTRMFLNEKEIEVLFAKDFKNERLSLVRDIFLFSCFTGLAYIDTQKLTYQNINLGLDGSQWIYTKRQKTKTTSNIPLLSQTEKIIEKYKNHPVCLNNGKLLPILSNQKMNAYLKEIADLCGINKELTYHIARHTFATTITLSNGVSIESVSKMLGHKSIKTTQHYAKILDKKVSEDMMELKQKFTNKEIVVIF, from the coding sequence ATGAACAAGACATTCAATTTACTTTTCTATGTGAAGAAATCGAAAATCAATTCTGTAGGAGAGTCTCCTATTTATTTGCGGATTACCATCGACGGCAAAATAACCGAAATAAGCACAAAGCGTACAGTAAAGCCTACGAAATGGAATTCTGCAATGCAGAAGGTTAGTGGCTCTTCGGAAGAATGCAGATCCCTTAATTATTATTTGAAAACATTTGAGCAAAAAGTTTACGATACCTATCACGAATTAATCAGAGATAAGGAAGCCGTAACTTCTGAGGCTATTAAGAATAAGTTAGTAGGTAGAGGTAGAATAACCCGAACACTCATTCCCGTTTTTCAGGATCATAATGATCGAATGGAGAAACTTATAGACAAAGAATTTGCCCAAGGAACGTTAACCCGTTATAAGACCTGTCTGAAACATACCAAAGATTTTTTGAAATGGAAATATAGTATTACCGACATTGAAATAAAAAAGATCGATTATGCTTTTCTAAACGATTTTGAATTTTTTTTAAGGACTGAAAGATCCTGTAATAATAATTCTGCAGTAAAATATATCAAGAATTTTGGTAAGATTATACGTATCTGTCTTGCAAATGGATGGATGGAAAGAGATCCTTTTATGAACTATCATTCTAAGTTTAATGAAGTGACAAGAATGTTCCTTAATGAAAAGGAGATAGAAGTACTTTTTGCCAAAGATTTTAAAAATGAGAGATTGTCTTTGGTAAGAGATATTTTTCTGTTCAGCTGTTTCACCGGACTAGCGTACATTGATACTCAAAAACTAACATATCAAAATATCAATTTGGGACTTGATGGCTCTCAATGGATTTATACAAAACGTCAGAAAACTAAAACTACTTCTAATATTCCCTTACTTTCTCAAACAGAGAAAATTATTGAAAAATACAAAAATCATCCAGTATGTCTTAATAATGGAAAGTTGCTGCCTATTCTGAGTAATCAAAAGATGAATGCATATCTTAAGGAGATTGCCGACCTGTGCGGAATTAACAAAGAATTGACCTATCATATTGCACGACATACCTTTGCAACAACGATAACTTTATCTAATGGGGTTTCCATTGAAAGTGTTAGTAAAATGCTAGGTCACAAGAGCATTAAGACAACACAGCATTATGCGAAAATACTTGATAAAAAAGTCAGTGAGGATATGATGGAATTGAAGCAAAAATTTACTAATAAGGAAATTGTTGTAATTTTTTAG
- a CDS encoding Crp/Fnr family transcriptional regulator, with translation MEHTEFSSDVISSQELLDKLYQNGNIKTYREGEIILDENASIRSIPLVMKGLLKVIRTEEDGREILLYYIKAGESCIMSFLGGMHNEKSIVKAEVEEDSEILFLPVEKVSLFIKEYPEWLDYIFRLYHKRFEELLDIINAIAFKKVDERLLNLLTKKAEIANSNTIVVTHEQLANELGTVRVVVSRLLKQLEDSGKVKLGRNKIIFSDLN, from the coding sequence ATGGAACATACTGAATTTTCTTCCGATGTCATTTCTTCACAGGAATTACTTGATAAGCTTTACCAAAATGGTAATATAAAAACCTACCGGGAAGGTGAAATCATTTTAGATGAAAATGCTTCGATCCGATCTATACCACTTGTAATGAAGGGATTGTTGAAAGTAATACGAACGGAAGAAGATGGAAGAGAAATATTATTATACTATATTAAAGCAGGTGAAAGCTGCATTATGTCTTTTCTTGGTGGAATGCATAATGAAAAGAGTATTGTAAAGGCAGAAGTTGAAGAAGATTCCGAGATACTTTTCTTACCTGTAGAAAAGGTTTCGCTCTTTATCAAAGAATATCCGGAATGGCTGGACTATATTTTCAGACTATATCACAAACGCTTTGAAGAATTACTGGATATTATTAATGCTATAGCTTTTAAAAAGGTAGATGAGCGACTACTAAATCTTCTTACTAAAAAAGCAGAAATAGCAAATTCAAATACTATAGTCGTTACTCACGAGCAGCTTGCGAATGAACTTGGAACAGTAAGAGTTGTTGTTTCCCGACTTCTAAAGCAATTGGAAGATTCTGGAAAAGTGAAATTGGGAAGAAACAAAATTATTTTTTCAGATCTGAACTAA
- a CDS encoding DUF202 domain-containing protein: MGFGFILVKFSLFLKQIPLVAEAKNTVHAQNGHSSLVGIVIVIVGAIVLLFSYINYYNNKKRINNNTFYENNIFLLIVTTVLFLLSIFLIHYLLNNI; the protein is encoded by the coding sequence ATGGGTTTCGGATTCATACTAGTTAAATTTTCCCTATTTCTTAAGCAGATACCTTTAGTTGCAGAAGCTAAAAACACAGTGCACGCTCAAAATGGACATTCCAGTCTTGTAGGGATTGTAATTGTCATTGTTGGAGCTATAGTTTTATTATTTTCATATATTAATTACTACAATAACAAAAAACGTATTAATAATAATACATTTTACGAGAACAACATTTTCTTGCTCATAGTCACCACTGTTTTATTTTTGCTGAGCATTTTTTTAATACATTACTTATTAAATAACATATAA
- a CDS encoding YeeE/YedE family protein, producing MIEVIKQPWPWYIAGPLIGLTVPALLILGNKSFGISSSLRHICAACIPANIIFFKYDWKKELWNLFFVFGILLGGVVASQFLMNPGELSINPNLKAELATYGITDYSNLVPAQLMNFASLLTIKGFITMVVGGFLVGFGTRYAGGCTSGHAIMGLANLQLPSLIATICFMAGGFLMANVILPIILSL from the coding sequence ATGATAGAAGTTATAAAACAACCCTGGCCGTGGTATATTGCGGGTCCGTTAATAGGGCTTACAGTTCCGGCTTTGCTGATACTGGGTAACAAATCTTTTGGAATCAGTTCATCTTTAAGGCATATTTGCGCAGCGTGTATTCCAGCCAACATTATTTTTTTCAAATACGACTGGAAAAAAGAACTCTGGAATTTGTTTTTCGTTTTTGGGATTTTGCTCGGTGGAGTTGTCGCATCTCAATTCCTTATGAATCCTGGAGAATTATCGATTAATCCGAATCTGAAAGCCGAACTTGCAACCTACGGAATTACCGATTACAGCAATCTCGTTCCTGCTCAATTGATGAATTTTGCGAGTCTTTTAACGATAAAAGGTTTCATTACTATGGTTGTCGGTGGATTTTTGGTAGGTTTCGGAACCCGTTATGCAGGTGGTTGTACCAGTGGACACGCCATTATGGGATTGGCAAATTTGCAGTTACCATCACTTATTGCCACAATATGCTTTATGGCAGGAGGTTTTCTAATGGCGAACGTGATTTTGCCGATAATTCTTTCACTTTAA
- a CDS encoding MBL fold metallo-hydrolase has translation MFFQHIYDKSLAQASYLIGCQAKGEAIVIDAKRDIDTYLQIAKENNLTITHITETHIHADFLSGSRELAEVTGAKMYLSDEGGEDWQYQFPHTGLTNGDIIKVGNLTLKVIHTPGHTPESISFLLTDHPATDEPVMIFTGDFVFVGDIGRPDLLEKAAGITGTQEKGAKEMFHSVQDFSRLREFIQVWPGHGAGSACGKALGAVPSSTVGYEKIRNWAFQYEEDEEGFVEYLLEGQPEPPKYFAMMKKLNKVERPLLKEVPKHPKLSKEEFLKAYQNGVKIIDTRNKVDFAQGFIPNSINIQGNNSFSTWMGWIVNYSEPFILVAQEEQMEDLTRKLMRIGMDQMMGYIDDVKNLDLELQTADIIDIEEFKSYLNRDNIQVVDVRNKTEYDAGRIENAENVFVGTLEDNLDKISHEKPIVIHCQSGDRAAIAYSLLKKNGFENVKNFSGGMKEWTEKANPVKN, from the coding sequence ATGTTTTTTCAGCATATTTATGATAAGAGCCTTGCGCAGGCTAGCTATTTAATAGGATGTCAGGCAAAAGGTGAAGCCATTGTTATCGATGCCAAAAGAGATATCGATACCTATCTTCAGATTGCCAAAGAAAATAATCTCACGATTACACATATTACAGAAACTCATATTCACGCCGATTTTTTGTCGGGTTCTAGAGAACTTGCGGAAGTGACGGGTGCAAAAATGTATCTTTCGGATGAAGGTGGTGAAGATTGGCAATATCAGTTTCCACATACCGGATTAACGAATGGAGATATCATTAAAGTTGGAAATTTAACTTTAAAAGTCATTCACACGCCGGGACATACGCCGGAAAGCATCAGCTTTTTATTGACCGATCATCCTGCAACGGACGAACCGGTGATGATTTTTACAGGAGATTTTGTTTTTGTGGGAGATATAGGAAGACCAGATTTATTGGAGAAGGCGGCCGGAATTACAGGAACTCAGGAAAAAGGAGCGAAAGAAATGTTTCATTCTGTTCAGGATTTTAGCAGATTGCGGGAGTTTATCCAAGTTTGGCCGGGACACGGTGCAGGTTCGGCTTGCGGAAAAGCTTTGGGTGCAGTTCCGAGTTCAACGGTAGGTTATGAAAAAATCAGAAACTGGGCTTTTCAATATGAAGAAGATGAGGAAGGTTTTGTAGAATATCTGCTGGAAGGACAGCCGGAACCTCCAAAATATTTTGCAATGATGAAAAAACTCAACAAAGTGGAAAGACCTTTATTAAAAGAAGTTCCAAAACATCCGAAACTTTCCAAAGAAGAATTTTTGAAAGCTTATCAAAATGGAGTTAAAATTATAGACACGAGAAATAAAGTAGATTTTGCCCAAGGTTTTATACCAAACAGCATCAATATTCAGGGTAATAATTCATTTTCCACGTGGATGGGATGGATTGTCAATTATTCCGAGCCGTTTATTTTGGTTGCTCAGGAAGAACAAATGGAAGATCTTACCAGAAAACTGATGAGAATCGGGATGGATCAAATGATGGGCTATATTGATGACGTGAAAAATTTAGACTTAGAATTACAGACTGCCGATATTATTGATATTGAGGAATTCAAATCTTATCTGAACAGAGATAATATTCAGGTGGTTGATGTAAGAAATAAAACCGAATATGACGCAGGACGTATTGAGAATGCTGAGAATGTCTTTGTGGGAACTTTGGAGGATAATCTGGATAAAATTTCCCATGAAAAACCAATTGTAATTCATTGTCAAAGTGGCGACAGAGCAGCAATTGCCTATTCTCTACTGAAGAAAAACGGTTTTGAGAACGTCAAAAATTTCTCTGGCGGAATGAAAGAATGGACAGAAAAAGCAAACCCTGTAAAAAATTAA
- the trxA gene encoding thioredoxin, producing the protein MNKFQELISQEKPVLVDFFAEWCGPCKMQAPILQDLKKNIGDVASIVKIDIDKNQAVASQFGIRSVPTLMILKNGEVKWKQSGVFQADELERLIKQNL; encoded by the coding sequence ATGAATAAATTTCAGGAACTAATCAGTCAGGAGAAACCCGTATTGGTAGATTTCTTTGCAGAATGGTGCGGTCCATGCAAAATGCAGGCGCCTATTCTTCAGGATCTCAAAAAGAATATTGGTGATGTAGCAAGCATTGTTAAAATTGACATCGACAAAAACCAGGCGGTTGCCTCGCAATTCGGAATCCGAAGTGTTCCTACTTTGATGATCTTGAAAAATGGAGAAGTAAAATGGAAACAATCCGGTGTTTTTCAGGCGGATGAACTGGAAAGATTAATCAAGCAAAACCTTTAA
- a CDS encoding thioredoxin domain-containing protein, translated as MYKNLIVVFFLIAITGCGKAQSNKSESSLPAKEFSKKLDQTKDAQLVDVRTPGEFRNGHLKSAMNIDWNADDFTEKAKALDKDKPVFVYCMSGPRSTAAAAKLQEIGFKNVYEMQGGMMKWRNAELPEIKASTATGISLAQYKEMLKSNTPVLVDFYAEWCAPCKKMEPYLKKMAAEMPDKVKILRIDADANTELCKELNVSALPVLKLYKNDKLVWDNLGFATEQEVKNKIAQ; from the coding sequence ATGTATAAAAACCTAATCGTTGTATTTTTTCTCATCGCAATTACAGGATGCGGAAAAGCTCAGAGTAACAAAAGCGAGAGCAGTCTTCCTGCCAAAGAATTTTCTAAAAAATTGGACCAGACCAAAGATGCACAATTGGTTGATGTAAGAACACCTGGAGAATTTCGTAACGGTCATCTTAAAAGTGCAATGAACATCGACTGGAATGCAGATGACTTCACAGAGAAAGCAAAAGCGCTCGATAAGGATAAACCTGTATTTGTGTATTGTATGAGCGGACCCAGAAGTACGGCCGCCGCTGCAAAACTTCAGGAAATCGGTTTTAAAAATGTATATGAAATGCAGGGAGGAATGATGAAGTGGAGGAACGCTGAGCTTCCGGAGATCAAAGCATCAACTGCTACAGGAATTAGTCTTGCCCAGTATAAGGAAATGTTGAAAAGCAATACTCCCGTTCTGGTGGATTTTTATGCAGAATGGTGCGCTCCCTGCAAAAAGATGGAGCCTTACCTTAAAAAGATGGCTGCTGAAATGCCGGATAAGGTGAAAATTTTAAGAATAGATGCAGATGCAAATACAGAACTCTGCAAAGAACTGAATGTTTCTGCACTACCGGTCCTGAAGCTGTATAAAAACGATAAATTAGTCTGGGATAATTTAGGTTTTGCAACAGAGCAGGAAGTGAAAAACAAGATTGCACAATAA
- a CDS encoding class I SAM-dependent methyltransferase: MKDFWDERYRQSDFVYGDQPNIYFAEKLAELTPGKALFPAEGEGRNAVYAAIQGFEVEAFDQSEEGKKKAMQLAEINSVKINYTTVSADTIGYKKESFDLLVMVFAHFPEILRRDLHRWFSSLVKKGGGIILEGFSKEHSKFQDENPNAGGPKHWEMLYDLEELKTDFSDFDFQEAYISETILSEGAYHKGKASVVRFFGTKR; the protein is encoded by the coding sequence ATGAAAGATTTTTGGGACGAAAGATACCGCCAGTCAGATTTTGTGTACGGAGATCAACCAAATATCTATTTTGCCGAAAAATTGGCTGAACTCACTCCCGGAAAAGCTCTTTTTCCTGCTGAAGGAGAGGGTAGGAATGCTGTTTATGCGGCAATTCAGGGTTTTGAAGTTGAGGCTTTTGACCAAAGTGAAGAAGGCAAAAAGAAAGCGATGCAGCTTGCTGAAATAAACTCGGTGAAAATAAATTACACAACGGTTTCGGCAGATACAATAGGTTATAAAAAAGAAAGTTTTGACCTTTTAGTAATGGTTTTTGCCCATTTTCCTGAAATATTGAGGCGGGATTTGCACAGATGGTTTTCATCGCTTGTGAAGAAAGGTGGGGGAATTATTCTGGAAGGTTTCAGTAAAGAGCATTCTAAATTTCAAGACGAAAATCCAAATGCAGGCGGACCAAAACATTGGGAAATGCTTTATGATTTAGAAGAACTGAAAACTGATTTTTCCGATTTCGATTTTCAGGAAGCATATATTTCCGAAACCATACTGAGTGAAGGCGCTTATCACAAAGGAAAAGCTTCGGTTGTACGCTTTTTTGGTACAAAAAGATAA